The genomic segment AACACCAAATATGCATGGAACTCCTGCAACAAATATTAATAGAAAACTTTTAGTTTCCATCTTCCAAGTATTCAGTctcaaatattaaaaagaataacAAGATATATCAAGATGTAACTGGTGCTACCAGAATGGAAAAAACAAGTCTATAACAGTACAAGTGCAGAAAGTGATGTTCTAACAATAAATGATACAACCTTGGACACTGGATGAAGATGCAAAAGTAGACTTTCTTCACCCTAATCATACAGTAGCATGCTGTGAATATTTATGAGGAAGGGAACTTTTAAAAAAACTGAAGGTGTACCTTGGTTGCCTACATCCTTGAGATTATACCCAAAAATAAATCTCTTTCAGGAAAAAAAGACAAGAAAAAGGGACACAAGCCCTAGTGGTAGAATAAACGCAATAAGATCCTATGATTCAATAACAACATGACATTTTAAACTATAAGAAGAGGGAAAACATTGCCAAGAAAATGCACATGCAGCAGCAGTATAAAGGTCATTTCTACGGTAAACTGTGCAAAATAATACATATTGGGTATCCAATCATCAAAAAGCCAAATGAGAAAACAAACTGCATTGAAATGGAAGACTGATATTCAAAACCATAATGTACAATACCTCGGGggatgaaaaataaaatcatatatgatagcattaataagaaaaaaattaatataataaaaaaaacatgaaCCTGAGTTTAATCCAGCTGAAAGAACTCCAGATGCCGCAGAATTTGCAACAGCATCATAGTGGGTAGTATCTCCTCTAATCTACAGACAACGAAATTAAATAATGGATCAGGGCAGAAGGAAAAGATGGAGAAGTATTGAAAGAATTGCAGGAAATAGGACAAACTCTAAGTAATAGCATTCCTTAATGAGTTATTTGATCACTCCCATGCACGTGCACATGCCTGGCCACCTGCCTGCCCCATGCACatatgcacacacacacacacagagctaCCACCTTATGTATACAGCAACCATAGACAAGAAAACAAACAATTGCAGTTCTAGGTACCACCTTATTAATACCAAACAACTGGAAACATGTTACCACAAGTCCATACCCACAACAAATAAAAATTGTCCCATTCGAATGGAATTGGCATGGAAATAGTCAAACAAGTACATGACTTTCCGTGTTCAGACTAAAGAGTACATCATGAAGTCCAACACTGACTCAGACTTCCTTAATGCAAGAACTCCTGCCTACTGTCAAGGCCCATGGCATTCAATGAGAGAACCATGAGAGACAGAAACTAACAGAGGAAGCTGGCAGAATTTATCTGTGGACTCGAAATTTTTCATCATCAAAGCTTCTAGAATTAAATTTCAAGCAGGTTAAAAACCAATCTATATAAACTGTATGTCTAACAATTTGTCAATATAATTAATTAGCTGGCAACTTGCTTAGAAGCCAAATCCTCTATCTGTTGCAAAACCATAATTCTCAAACTCTGTTAGATTTCTAATCCAGATACAATAGTGCAGTTTAACCTTCAAAAGAAAGATAAGCCAAAGATAAATATATGATGTAATTTaggtgggaaaaaaaaagagataaaagtTACCACAGCACCAATGCACAAAACTGCATGAAAGTCTCCTGACCTCCCGAGCTGTTGTGCGACCACTGGAATTTCAAAGCTACCAGGAACCTTGACAACCTAGAGGGAAAAATTAAAACGGTTACTTTATATTGACCAGTAAGAAGGATATAAGTAATAACGACCACCTTTTTCTGAGGAAAAAATGACAGTACTGAAATTTTTGTTGGCTTAGAAATCATGCAAGAAGAGTTAAAATGACTAGCATGTGCACCGCAGCCAACAAAAGTTGGACTGACAAATATGGTGCAGCACATAAGGCTAGGTTTGATAATGTTTCTCAGAGCAGGGAACTCAAAATAATTTGCCAACCAAAAAAACATCAGCAGTGGAAATTAGCCCAAATTGCTATACTCATCTATCTATTTTTCATGAACATGATATATACTAGTTGTTTGGTTTAAATGTTTCCACTTGTGACAATAGCCCATACTTTTGTGTCACTGAAATAATCGAGCAATTCACGAGAAAAGTATAAAGAAATCAATTAGACTATTATAATACTGCAAGTTAAAGCATCAGGTGATCATAACAAAAATCATGTCCGATGATAATAAAGTCATAGGTAAAATATTGATGAGTGGAGAAAGAGTAATAAAACAAGTTCAACTGAGGCTCGAGCAGTCAGAATTAATGTACTGAATATAACAAAGATGTCTGAAGCAATCAAGTTAGGAGAAGATTTAAGGCAAAAACAATGAAGACAACAAAAAAGAATTCAGACTAGCCAGCCAAATATGTATGAATTGCAGGTAAAGATCATTTTCATAAAAGATCATATTTGGAACAATAATTCAGTGTTACAAAGATATTAACAAGGATAATAACATAAACACAAAATCCCAAACTATAAACAAGGCAACAGAGCACAACTATGAGATTTAAGAACCAATAGAAAGGCACGATAGAGTGGACACACAATCTCAACATATCAATTTCTTTTCATCCTTATCGTTATTTGCACCATTAGGAAAACATCTAGCTACCATTGCTCAATTGGGGAAAAAGCATATCCAGAAAAGAAAACTAAGATGTTTCAGATATAGTTCATACTATAATGTTTTCTTCTTTGATAGAATATTGCCTGAAAGTCCCTAAAGCTCCCTCAAGGAGCAAGTTTGTCACAACCTCATTAAATCGCGACACGACCTGCATGGCAAAAACAGAGAAATTTTTTAACTTTAGAAAGTAAGTTGAGAATAGTTCTTGAAATAGATAATCGCTTCAGAGAAATAATGTGACAAtcatcttttaaaaaataaaaagaattgaAATATGCAACATCAGATCTTAAACCTTTCAAGATTTAACTCTAATTTAACAAGTAAACCACAAGATTGAATTACATCATAGCACCCAAaacaagtaaaaaaataaaaaaacaaccaTTCTCTTCTTCATGGATTACAAAAACAGATCTCAAAATGGAACTAGCTTCTAACATTCATTTCTATTTCTTGACATGCACTCAAAGCCCTAGATAGATCACAAAGAATTATAATCAAACCAACAACATAAAACAGAATAGATGTGAAATTTGTTGAGaaatagtcccacattggataGGTTAAGGATTCTAGTGGTGCTTATATGCCAATGGGCCTATCCAcctattagcttaagcttttagggtGGATCTTAACCTGATATCAGAGCATGTGTTCCTTCTTGCTTACCAATATCTCCATACTCCCACTTACTAATCCATGTGTCGCTCCTCGCTCTGAGTTCCATCCCTCTACAGTTTCGTCCCTCAAGCTCTACACATGAGAGGGAGAGTTGAagcatagtcccacatcggatagGCTAAAAACTCTAGTGGTGCTCATATACTTACGGGCTGATCCATCTacaagcttaagcttttggaacAAATCTTAACAAAATTGATGCATTTATAATAGGGATGAatgcatatttaaaaataatatataattagtTGAAACAATTTTTCTACGTATCCCCATAtctctttttttcctccctTCCTGAGTCAAACACTTGGGCATGTGTCCGAATCCAGTTCTTGTATCCATGTCCATAAACTATTGGAAGTAAAGCCAATCTCATCCAGCTTTGGAACCACAAGATTCCATTTTTTGGCTAGAggttctttaatgatttagtgAAGCAAGGAGAGAACTACGAAAGATGAGGTGAGTATAAGGGAAATAATTCATAAAAAAGAAGAGATTTTATGGAAAACAAAAAATTGTAATTGAGGAAATAAGACATGTTTAAGCGCAGTCCTGCAACACAGTCATTTTGCTAACTATAGAGCAGGTTATCATTTTGATATAAGCAGCAAATATCAGAAAAATTAAGTTTTGTCAGACCTATTCCCATTTTTCAATCTATGGGACAAATTCACAGATCATATTTGTTCATTTTCTTCTGGTTCAAAGGAAAGTCCACATTTTTTATTTAACACCAATTCCATATAAATTGAACATGTTTTATTTGAAACTAGATGACATATGCTCACAACTGCTATTAGCTAATGTTGgttactttatttttttaaaaaaaaaaaatctaaggcaTGCTCATTATACATGGATgtacttttcataaaaaaaaaacttttatttaAGAATGAAAACTTCAATATGAATTGCACCAAAATCTTATTCTTTTACCAGATAGGCCTGGGTCAATTTACTCTCTTATGAGCACGAGGCAGTCATCTCCTGCTTCTGCTAGATAAAGATGAAATTTTTTTCCTTAGGTGCAATTGGCAGTTATGAGGTCTTTCTCAACAGTATATTGGAAGACTGGGATGCTTACTATATGATGCTGCCAGACAGGGGCTTGTGAAACCATACCATTAGGAAATTGGCATTTAAGAGAATGtaaattttggatttttcttggTTTACCTAGAAATCTTGTAAATGTTCTCAGTCAGGAAATTACACCAAACTACAGTAGGACCTAAATGTACTTTTACATTGGGAAGTTTGCTGTTCAATGCTGCTGCAGGAGACTCATGCAGCCATTTCAGAAAAAGGAAGTTGACCCTCCAATACGATAGTCAAAAGAGACACCACAGCTGACCTCCTTGGCAGCGTGATGCTCGAGGCAAACACAAGCACCGTTAAAGGAGCAAAAAAATTAAACAGTTCCGGCCCATGCGAGCCCTGCATATTCACATCGGGAATCATACTCAGTGGCAAATCATCAAACGAGTTATCTCCACAACCTAATCCCCACTCCGGAGGCCCTTAAGCCCATAAACAGATCAACTTGAAGAACCCATTTACCAATGCCGCAATttcaaacaagaaaaagaaacagagaaTGGGATCGATAGAAGATCTCACGACTGCGAATCGCATGCCTTCGGTTTTCATCAGCGATCCCATCAGATACCTGGTGCCCGCGGCCACCACGACCGGCGCCCGCCCATTTCTCGCGCAGACCAAATCGGCCGACGGCGCTGCATGATCCGAAATCAAGATAGATAGATCAAGCTGAGATCGTAGTAATGGAGAGCCCCAGAGGGCGAGGCGTACCTCGAATCGACGAGGAGAAGGAGACGAGGGTCCGAGGAGAATTCTCGGTATGAGGCGTAGCCAATCGAGAAATTCTCGATGATCGCGAGAGCGATGGCAGGAGATGGGCGAGCTCagtggcggcggcggaggccatctctttctctctcggaGCGCTTATGAAGTCAGAAGCGGTACGAAAATAGGTACTAGATTTTGACGCAGAAAGCAAGGAGAAGCGGCGCGCTTAATGGAACGCCAAATGTGTCGCATGCTGCTCTCTCAGAGGCAGGGAATCTACCGTTGGATCCACCGTTCGCTTTGAATCTGTAGAGATGaattaaaaaaagtaaaatttaAAATGCTTTGAGATATGCATGGTGCCACTTTGAGATCCGTGCAAATAATATTTTGAGAACTATATAAATTGATGATCATTGTGGATACATGCAAAAGTTGCAGCTCATGTCCCTCCTGTAACACCAAAAACCTCTACTTTTATTAGTATTTCATCTTATGTGCGCATCATTAAAATacgttaattttttttaatttttattatatttttaatttataattaaacTTAAAAGTGAAAGTGCGACCACGAatgattctatttttttctaCTTTGTCCAATCGTAATCTTATTATTTTACATAATATATTCTTCTACTGTATTTGCGCATGTAtatcaaaatattattatttgaagattattttataaaataattagttttttatatttattataagcCATTCGTTTTCTATCTCGCCTAGCGTGCCGTACGAAATGCCACGTGGCAATAAATGAAGGAAATCCCACGATAGTTAAATTCCATCGGTCGGAGTATGATACCCCGTCGCCGAAACTACTTATAAAAACACGATAGTTCGAAAGCGCCTTCCGGCTCggtcccctttctctctcttccccattcgtcttctcccttttctcctctcctttcttctcttctgtCTTTTGCTCGCTTTTGGGAACCCTAAGGAGGTCTTCAAGCGCAGCGACCTCGCTTCTTGCGGCGGTTCTGGGAGGCGTAGGGCGGGGGTACCATTGCTTCTTCATCGTCATCTGCGGTCCTTGCGATCTATATGCTGCATCTGATGCAAGTAAGATTCTCCGATTCTTTATTTTTCCTGGATTTTCTTGTTGTCACTTTGTCTAACTTggatttcttttggttttgtgGTGTTATTGGGATTTGATTGTTGGATAACTTTTTTTCACTTGAAAGAAAGTCGATTCTTGGATTTAGATTACTTTGGTCGCTCTTGATTTCTTTGGAAGAGGACAAGGTtgttagggtttttttttgggACAGGGGTTGGTTGGGATTGAACGGGTATTTGAGGTATGATCTGGTATTGGGATATGTTTCCTGGTTTTGTTACTTTGAATAATGTGTCTTCaacaaagaaaatttctttCACAGCATTAACACACCGTAATAATATGTATCTTTCCaatgttttatttttgttgttgcAAACTCTGTTCTTGTTACCTAATTTGTAGACAAAGCGAATGATTGGATCAGAAGCTGAACTGTTTCCCGGACATTGGAAGGAAAGTTAGAGAGATGTTGTCATGTTGACCCTTTCATCTCCTTGTTTGCATATAGCCAAACTCACAAAGAATATGTGGATTTGGCGCGACCTTCTTGTTCCTATCCAGTGCCCAACCTTTCCAAAAAGATGACATCTATAAATTCAAAGATGCCACTCGCTCAACAATTTAACCACTTAACCATATGTACACCTCTCTCGACGCCTGTCCTCTAAGGGTGCTGTCCATAAACCTCCTCTACTTTGCTCATTTCTAACTCTATTTTTTGCCAGTTATGTGCAAATATCTTAGATTCTTTGCCATGATTTGTTCTGATGAGTAAggctatccaaaaaaaaaaaaggatttgttCTATGAGCATGTGCTAAACTGGGATTTAGCTTTACCAT from the Phoenix dactylifera cultivar Barhee BC4 chromosome 14, palm_55x_up_171113_PBpolish2nd_filt_p, whole genome shotgun sequence genome contains:
- the LOC103715390 gene encoding 6,7-dimethyl-8-ribityllumazine synthase, chloroplastic, which codes for MASAAATELAHLLPSLSRSSRISRLATPHTENSPRTLVSFSSSIRAPSADLVCARNGRAPVVVAAGTRYLMGSLMKTEGMRFAVVVSRFNEVVTNLLLEGALGTFRQYSIKEENIIVVKVPGSFEIPVVAQQLGRSGDFHAVLCIGAVIRGDTTHYDAVANSAASGVLSAGLNSGVPCIFGVLTCDDMDQAINRAGGKSGNKGAEAALTAIEMASLFRDHLK